The Alicyclobacillus macrosporangiidus CPP55 genome segment CAAACGTCCTCAGGACCCCCATAACCATCAGCATCAGCACGACTTTCATGGTCGGTACCAGCTGCGGCAGCGTCACGTAGCGCACCTGATGCCAACGGTTTGCCCCGTCGATGCGCGCAGCCTCGTACAGGGACGGGCTGATGCCCACGATAGCGGCGAGGTAAAGGATGCAGTTGAAACCCACGTCCTTCCACACCGCCGTGAGGATCATCACCAGACGCGCCCACGTCCCATCGGCGAGAAAGTTGATGGGGTGTGCGCCCAAGGCCTGAAGCGCGATGTTGACCAATCCGTCGTCCGGAGACAGGAGGTAAATCCAGATGCCACCCACGACCACCCAGGAAAACAGGTGGGGGATGTAGATCACCATCTGCGCGGTCTTTTTCGCCACGGTGTGGATGACCTCGTTGAGAGACAGCGCCACCACGATGGGCGCGATAAAGCCGAGCACGAGAATGCCCGCCCCGAGGATCACCGTGTTTTGCAACACCGCCCAGAACGTGGGATCCGTCAAAACCGTGACGTAGTTCTGAAGTCCGACGAACGCGCGCGTACCGATGATGTGGAAATCCTGCAGGCTGATGTCGACGCCGAGCACCAGCGGGTAGTACGTGAACACGACGAAGAAAAGGAGGGCCGGCAGGATCATCAGATACAGCGACGCGTGCTTGCGCAACGATCTCACGGTTGTCGCACCCCCTTTCGCCCCCAGTTCCACCCTGCCGGAGAGGGAGGGGGACACCCTCCCTCCGCCTCTAGTCAGTCGATCACATGCTTCGCCTGCAGTTCGTCGTGCATTTTGTGAACCGCGTCCTGCGCCGACATGTGGCCCGTGATGGCTTCATCGATGTAGTGCCAGACGATGCTCTTCTCGACCTCCGTCCAGTTGGTGGAGTACTTCGGTACGGTGCCGTACTGAAGGATGATGGACTTGGCGTTGTCGTAACCGGGCAGCGAGCCGAACGGATTCTTCCACGTCGTGTCGGTCGGGTTGGGATCGCCGTGGTCCATGTTGTGCTGTTTGCCGGTGTCGGTAAGCGTGTAGGTGCCGTCCTTCACGGTGTAGTCGTACCCCTCGATGCCGAGCGATCCCAGGATCTCACCGGGCTTGGTGTTCCACCATTCGAGAAATTGGAAGGCCACGTCCGGATGCGGCGCGTTCTTGGGGATGGCCCACAGGCTGGGATCCCCGCGGCGAAGCATGATCTTGCCGTCCGGGCCGACCGCGCCCGGGATGCCCTCGGCGTCAAACGTGCTGTTTGGGTTGTTCTGCTTCTGGAGGTTGTTGAGCATGCCCACCCAGGCGTCCCAGTACACAAACATTCCGACGCGGCCTGACAAAAACTCGTTCCGTTCATCTGCGGTGCTATTGGTCACGAATTTGGGGTCCAGGATTCCTTCCTGGTACAGCTTGTGCAGCCATTCGTAGACGGGCACCGCGGCGTCGGTCGCGTAGGGGACGACCTTCTTGCCGTTCACTTCCTGCACACCGTACTGTAGGCCGACCGCGCTCATGAAGGGCTGGATATCGTACGCTGAACTCAGGGTGAGGCCGTACGTGTCCGCCTTGCCGTCCCCGTCCGGATCGTCGTCCTTAAACGCCTTCAGGACCTTGTAAAAGTCGTCGAGGGTCTTGGGCTGGCTGAGGTGCAGCTTCTGCATCCAGTCCTGGCGGACGATGGGCAGCAGCCCGCCCTCGTACTTGACGGGAACTCCGTAGATCTGCCCGTCCGCACTGCGGATCTCGTCCCACTCGTCCTGGGGCACCACTTTTGTATCGGACAGGACCTTGGAGTTCTTGATCTGGTTTGTCAACGGTGTCAACACGCCTTGCGAGACCAACAGATCGAGCGTCGGCTTGGTGCAGTAGATGACGTCGAACTTCTCGCCCGACGACATCGCGGCGAGCAGCTTCTGGTCGTAGTCGGTGGGCGGGTGCACCAGTTCTACCTGAATCCCGGTCAGACGCTGGATCTCCTTGGCGAACAACGCGTCTTCTTGCGGCGTCTTGCCGCCCACCACGTTGGTCAAGATGCGCAGGGTCTTCTGCTGAGCGGCCGGCGCAGACCCGTTGTTGTTGCCTGCGGGCTGGCCGTTCCCGCAACCGCTCAGGGAAAGGGCGCTCACCAATGCCGTCAACGCTGCGAATGCAACCGTTTTCTTCAATCCTCACACCTCCAGCATGCTGTACCTAACCTTCCGTGTGTGTCTTTCGACGGTTTCACCGATCGTCGTCGACGCCCGCTACCACCACCTTTCCAGTAGAGGGATGGGTCAGGTCACTCGGCGGAAACGGGCGCGCAGGAGTCCCGAACGACCAGTTCGAAGGGCACCAAAACCCGTTTAATGACCGAGGTGTCTGACGATAATTGCTCGATCAGCATGCGCGCTGCCTCTGCCCCCAGCACCTCCGCATTGAGGCGGACGCCGCTGAGGGGAGGCGAGAACTCGGGCGCAAAGACTGAGTCGTCGCTGAACGCGAACACCGACAGGTCCTGCGGGATGCGTACCCCAGCTTCGGCAGCCGCTCGATACACGCCCAGGGCCATCTTGTCGGTGTCGGTGATGACCGCCGTGATGTGCGGGTGGCGAGACAACATTTCCTTGAACTTGCGGTACCCGAATTCGATGGAGGTGGAGCCGGGTTCCTGGTGCAGCAGCAGCCGCGCATCCGCACGCAATCCGGCCTCTTCGAACGCCAATCGGTATCCCTTGGCACGGTCTTCCGCCACCGTGCGCGTCTCAATCGTGTTCAGAAACAGGATGTGGCGGTGATGGCACTGGATGAGGTACTCCGTGACACGGCGCGCCACCTCAACATTGTCGTTGTCGACGTAGGAGACACGGTTGATGAACGCGCCGGCCGGGCGCCCGATGACGACCACCGGGGTGTTTTCTTCTACGCGTTCCGCGATGCGCGGGTCGTTCACGCGCGGGTCAAGCAGGATCTCGCCGTCCGTCGGGCTCGACGCGACGTATTCAACCCGTTGTTGGAACTCGTCAGCCAGGGTATCGACGAGCAGTCGGTAGCCGCGTTCGAAACATTCCTGCAGCGCACCGTTGAGCAGGTTCAGATGAAAATGGCTGAATTTGGCTCGCTCGCCCGGCATGTTCAGACCGATGATGCGGGTCTGTTTGGTGGAGAGGGAGCGAGCCCAGTAGTTGGGCCGAAAGTTCAGCTGGCGCGCTGCCTCCAGCACGCGCCGGGACACCTCATCGCTCACGGGGCGCTTGCGGCTGAACACATTGGACACGGTACCTTTGGATACGCCTGCAGCCTTTGCCACGTCGTCGATGGTTGCCACCCGTTGGCCTCCTCGTATGGTTCAGTCGTCTTACTTGAATATTAAACCGGTTTATTAGAATTTGTATAGAGGACCGAAAAATTTCTCCGTGTTCTATGCCGATCATGTCCAACATGAGCCGTGGATTCAAGCAAGAATACGAAAACTTTCCGTTAAGAGATCGTAAACCGGTTTTGATAGGTTGCAGCGGTGTGTCGAAAATTCTTTCTGTTCTCCTTCTATGATCGTGGTATACTCGAGAGGGTTAAGCGCTTACCCTAACAGGAAGGGGTTGCTCAGGAGTGCCCGCAGACGTACGCTGTGCGGTCCTTGGATTGGGCCGGTTGGGTTACCGGCACGCCGTGAATCTGGCCACGAAGGTCAGAGGCGCCAAGGTGACGGCGGTGGCGGACGCGATTCCCGCAGTGGCGGAACGCGTCGCGCGCGAGTTGGACGTGGCGGTTTGGACGACGAATCCGGATGAGTTGATTGAGCGAGACGATGTCGATGCGGTGGTGGTCGTAACCCCTACCGACACGCACGCGGAGTACGCACAGCGGGTGGCGCGCGCCGGCAAGGCGCTGTTTCTGGAGAAGCCACTCACATTGGATGTGGACCAGGCACTTGAGACAGTGGCCGTGGTGCAGCGGAGTGGGATTCTCTGCCAGTTGGGGTTTATGCGCCGCTTTGACCCTGCCTACGCGCACGCGCGGGCCCGCATCGCCGCGGGGGACATCGGACGTCCGCTGTACTTCAAGGCGGTCAGCCGCGATCCGTCAGCCCCTCCGGAGGCGTACGTCGCAGTCAGCGGCGGTATCTACCTGGATCAGAGCATCCACGACTACGACATCGCCCGCTTTCTGATGGGGGACGAGATCACCGAGGTGACGGCGCTGGGTTCGGTGTTGTATTCGACCGAGGTGGCCAAGTACGGAGATGTGGATCAGGCGCTGACGTACGTGCGCTTCGCAGGCGGCGGGGCTGGCGACATCGAGGCGTACCGGAACGCGTTCTACGGCTACGACATCCGCGCCGAGGTGCTCGGCACGGAGGGCGCCATCGTGGTGTCGGGTCTGCAGCACCACCAGGTGAAACTGCTCGGGAAGTCCGGCGCGCACCACGACATCGTGCCGGGGTTTATTGAACGGTTTGAAACCGCATACGTGGCGGAGATGGAGCACTTCATCGACTGCGTGCGCAACAACGTTCGCCCGGGCGTCGGCGTGGAAGACGGGTATGCCGCCCTGGCGGTGGGCATCGCGGCGCGCGAATCGTACCGGGAAGGCGGCCGGGTGCAGGTGCAGCATCTGCCGGAGGCGCTTGCCGCGGCGGCGGGACGGGGGGAGACACGTGTATAACGTCCGCCTGGGCGTCTCCCCGATCAACTGGATCAACGACGACATGCCGGACCTAGGAGACGCATACGACGTGGAGACGGTGTGGGCCGACATGGCTTCGCTCGGGTTCGAAGGGACCGAGATGGGGCGCAAGTACCCGCGCGACCCAGAGCAGTTGAAGCCGCGGCTGGCGAAGCACGGTCTGGTCCTGACCGGGGCGTGGACGTCGGTGCGGTTCAGCACCGGGGTCGACGAAGAGCAGGCGTTCGCGGCGTTCCAGGTCCACGTCCAGTTCCTGCGGCGGATGGGCGCGCGCTACGCGGTGGTGTGCGACCAGGGCGGGGCGCGACTGGACGGGCCGGGCCCGCGCGGGGCGGCCCAGCGGTATGACGACGCCGCGTGGGCGCGGCTCGCCGCTGGATTGCACCGCGCGGCCACGTACGCTCGCCGCTTTGACGTGCAGGTGGTGTATCATCCGCACCTCGGCACGGCCGTCGAAACGCCGGACGAGATCGACCGTTTGATGGCCATGACCGACCCGGAGTTGGTCGGGCTCTTGGTGGACACCGGCCACATCCGGGCGGCAGGTGGCGAGCCGGAGCGCGTGATCCGCAAGCATGCCGAGCGCGTCCGCTACGTGCACCTGAAGGATGTCCGCCAGAAGGTGCTGGCGGAGGCGCAGGCCAGCGGTGCCTCCTTTCTGCAGGCGGTGCGTCAGGGTATGTTCACCACTCCGGGCGACGGGTGTGTCGATTTCGCGTCCGTGTTCGACGCGCTGCGCGGGATCGGCTATCAGGGTTGGATGATTGTGGAGGCCGAACAGGACCCGGCGTCGGCCGAACCGGT includes the following:
- a CDS encoding extracellular solute-binding protein → MKKTVAFAALTALVSALSLSGCGNGQPAGNNNGSAPAAQQKTLRILTNVVGGKTPQEDALFAKEIQRLTGIQVELVHPPTDYDQKLLAAMSSGEKFDVIYCTKPTLDLLVSQGVLTPLTNQIKNSKVLSDTKVVPQDEWDEIRSADGQIYGVPVKYEGGLLPIVRQDWMQKLHLSQPKTLDDFYKVLKAFKDDDPDGDGKADTYGLTLSSAYDIQPFMSAVGLQYGVQEVNGKKVVPYATDAAVPVYEWLHKLYQEGILDPKFVTNSTADERNEFLSGRVGMFVYWDAWVGMLNNLQKQNNPNSTFDAEGIPGAVGPDGKIMLRRGDPSLWAIPKNAPHPDVAFQFLEWWNTKPGEILGSLGIEGYDYTVKDGTYTLTDTGKQHNMDHGDPNPTDTTWKNPFGSLPGYDNAKSIILQYGTVPKYSTNWTEVEKSIVWHYIDEAITGHMSAQDAVHKMHDELQAKHVID
- the iolG gene encoding inositol 2-dehydrogenase, translated to MPADVRCAVLGLGRLGYRHAVNLATKVRGAKVTAVADAIPAVAERVARELDVAVWTTNPDELIERDDVDAVVVVTPTDTHAEYAQRVARAGKALFLEKPLTLDVDQALETVAVVQRSGILCQLGFMRRFDPAYAHARARIAAGDIGRPLYFKAVSRDPSAPPEAYVAVSGGIYLDQSIHDYDIARFLMGDEITEVTALGSVLYSTEVAKYGDVDQALTYVRFAGGGAGDIEAYRNAFYGYDIRAEVLGTEGAIVVSGLQHHQVKLLGKSGAHHDIVPGFIERFETAYVAEMEHFIDCVRNNVRPGVGVEDGYAALAVGIAARESYREGGRVQVQHLPEALAAAAGRGETRV
- the iolE gene encoding myo-inosose-2 dehydratase, producing the protein MYNVRLGVSPINWINDDMPDLGDAYDVETVWADMASLGFEGTEMGRKYPRDPEQLKPRLAKHGLVLTGAWTSVRFSTGVDEEQAFAAFQVHVQFLRRMGARYAVVCDQGGARLDGPGPRGAAQRYDDAAWARLAAGLHRAATYARRFDVQVVYHPHLGTAVETPDEIDRLMAMTDPELVGLLVDTGHIRAAGGEPERVIRKHAERVRYVHLKDVRQKVLAEAQASGASFLQAVRQGMFTTPGDGCVDFASVFDALRGIGYQGWMIVEAEQDPASAEPVSYARAAKAYITQLMAD
- a CDS encoding LacI family DNA-binding transcriptional regulator translates to MATIDDVAKAAGVSKGTVSNVFSRKRPVSDEVSRRVLEAARQLNFRPNYWARSLSTKQTRIIGLNMPGERAKFSHFHLNLLNGALQECFERGYRLLVDTLADEFQQRVEYVASSPTDGEILLDPRVNDPRIAERVEENTPVVVIGRPAGAFINRVSYVDNDNVEVARRVTEYLIQCHHRHILFLNTIETRTVAEDRAKGYRLAFEEAGLRADARLLLHQEPGSTSIEFGYRKFKEMLSRHPHITAVITDTDKMALGVYRAAAEAGVRIPQDLSVFAFSDDSVFAPEFSPPLSGVRLNAEVLGAEAARMLIEQLSSDTSVIKRVLVPFELVVRDSCAPVSAE
- a CDS encoding ABC transporter permease subunit, whose protein sequence is MRSLRKHASLYLMILPALLFFVVFTYYPLVLGVDISLQDFHIIGTRAFVGLQNYVTVLTDPTFWAVLQNTVILGAGILVLGFIAPIVVALSLNEVIHTVAKKTAQMVIYIPHLFSWVVVGGIWIYLLSPDDGLVNIALQALGAHPINFLADGTWARLVMILTAVWKDVGFNCILYLAAIVGISPSLYEAARIDGANRWHQVRYVTLPQLVPTMKVVLMLMVMGVLRTFDQIYIMRNAAIEPKVDVLMTYVFDKGITEFQMGVASAASILVLIMTLALTMVVRKVIRYDED